The following is a genomic window from Pectobacterium carotovorum.
GTGCCAGAAAATCAGTGAATTTGCGCTCGCCGATAAAGCAGATACCGGTCGAATCTTTCTTCTTCGCGGTTGCCAGCTCAAGCGCTTCGGCAATCTTGCGCACCTGCGGTTTTTCCAGCTCACCGACCGGGAACAGACTTTGTGCGATCTGCTCGTGGCTCAGCGTATAAAGAAAATAGCTCTGGTCTTTATTGCCGTCCATGCCGCGCAGTAAACGGCTTTTGCCGTCAACGTCATGACGGCGAACATAGTGGCCTGTCGCGATATAGTCTGCACCGAGATCCTCGGCAGCGAATTCCAGGAAGGCTTTGAATTTGATTTCTTTATTGCACAGGATATCGGGATTGGGGGTACGGCCCGCTTTGTATTCTTCAAGGAAGAGTTCAAAAACGTTGTCCCAATATTCAGCGGCAAAGTTGACGGTATGTAATTCGATACCCAGCTTGTCGCAAACGGCTTGCGCATCGGCAAGGTCAGTGGCTGCTGAGCAATATTCTGTGTCGTCGTCCTCTTCCCAGTTCTTCATGAACAGGCCTTCAACATGATAGCCCTGTTGCTGTAACAGGTAAGCGGAAACGGAGGAATCAACACCGCCGGACATACCGACAATCACTTTTTTCTGGCTGTTATCTGACATGGAAGTCTCACGAACTGAAATTTACTGACGCATTGATGCGAAAAACAAGCGGCATATTTTAGCATGTTGAACCGAGGGCTGCATCGCTATTCCTGCTGTGCGGTGGCTCGCTCGCGCACAGCAGAAATAGCAGGATGCCTAGAACGGCCAGTTGAATGCGCCCAGTACGGTTAACGGATAGCGTTCTGGCTGCTGATAGCAGCGAATACTTTCGGCCACCAGCGGCGAGCGAAGCTGGCGAGAATGCAGAATTTCCTCGGCGGTCAGCCAGCGGCAGCATTCGATATCGCTATCGTGCGGCTGGGTGTCGACCCGCGTAGGCAGATCGAGTGCGAAGCAAAAACGTAAAAATGGCGTACTGTCGGGCGCGATCCATTGGTGCAGACGTAAGAAACTCTGCGGCGTAGCCTGAATACCTGTTTCTTCCCACAGCTCACGGCTTGCCGCCTGAATCAGCGTTTCGTCCGCTTCCAGATGACCCGCGGGCTGGTTCCACAACAATTTATCGTTAATCAACTCTTCGACGACCAGAAAATGGTTTTCGGCCTGTACCACACAGGCGACTGTCACATGAGGCTTAAACATCCGTTATCTCCTTCCATTCTCCGGGTAACAGGTTTTCTACCGTCTGATTAGCCATACCGTATCGAATCAGACGCAAGGTAGGATACCCGATATTTGCCGTCATACGACGGACTTGCCGATTACGACCTTCATACAGCGTGATTTTTAGCCAGCAATCCAGAATGCTTTTACGTTCGCGTATGGGCGGATTACGCGGCCACAGCCAGCTGGGTTCCGTTACGATTTCCGCTCCTGCGGGTAGCGTTTTGCCGTCGTTCAGATCCAGCCCTGTACGAAAGCGCGTCAGTGCGGCATCGTCCGGAATGCCTTCGACCTGAACATAGTAAATTTTGGCTGTTTTTTGCGTTGGCTGGGTGAGTCGAGCCTGAAGTTTACCGTCATTGGTCAGAATCATCAGACCTTCGCTGTCGCGATCCAGACGACCGGCGGCATAAATACCGCTAACCGGAATGTAGTCTTTTAGCGTGCGGCGTCCGGCTTCATCAGTGAATTGTGGCAGGACATCGAAGGGTTTATTGAACAAAACGATGCGGCGCGGCGCGTTGTCAGGCTGCCTTTTTCTTACCGGCTGTGAGCTGAATCGTTTAACTTTGTGATTTTTAACAGGGAATTTATTCATCATCTTTATAGTCGCGGAAAACAAAAGCATTATACTCGAAATGGTTTGCGATTGGCGCGGGCTAAATATTCAAGTAGTATTGACACGCATCTTACAAGTCATTAACAAAATTGCGCTCGAAGGAGAGGTTAATGGAAAGCAAAGTAGTTGTACCGACAGAAGGTCAGAAAATCACAGTTGATGCTCAAGGCAAACTGGTTGTTCCAAACAATCCGGTTATCCCGTTTATCGAAGGTGACGGCATTGGTATCGATGTAACGCCTGCCATGATCAATGTCGTTGACGCCGCTGTGAAGAAAGCCTATCAGGGCAAGCGCGCGATTTCCTGGATGGAAATCTATACGGGTGAAAAATCCACGCAGGTCTACGGTAAAGATGTCTGGCTGCCAGACGAAACGCTGGATTTGATCCGTGAATACCGTGTGGCGATTAAGGGCCCGCTGACAACGCCAGTCGGTGGTGGTATTCGTTCTCTGAACGTTGCACTGCGTCAACAGCTGGATCTGTATGTTTGCCTGCGTCCGGTACGCTACTACGAAGGTACACCTAGCCCGGTTAAACAGCCTGAGCTGACCGACATGGTGATCTTCCGCGAAAACGCCGAAGACATTTATGCAGGTATCGAGTGGAAAGCGGGTTCTGCTGAAGCAGACAAAGTGATCAAGTTCCTGCGTGAAGAAATGGGCGTTAACAAAATCCGTTTCCCTGAGCAGTGTGGTATCGGCGTGAAGCCGTGTTCCGAAGAAGGCACCAAACGTCTGGTTCGCGCTGCAATTGAATACGCGATCACTAACGACCGTGATTCCGTCACGCTGGTGCACAAAGGCAACATCATGAAATTCACCGAAGGCGCGTTCAAAGACTGGGGTTACCAGTTGGCGCGTGAAGAATTCGGCGGTGAGCTGATCGATGGCGGCCCGTGGGTGAAAATCAAGAACCCGAACACCGGCAAAGAGATCGTGGTAAAAGACGTGATCGCCGATGCGTTCCTGCAACAAATCCTGCTGCGTCCTGCTGAATACGATGTGATCGCTTGTATGAACCTGAACGGTGACTACATC
Proteins encoded in this region:
- the icd gene encoding NADP-dependent isocitrate dehydrogenase, with amino-acid sequence MESKVVVPTEGQKITVDAQGKLVVPNNPVIPFIEGDGIGIDVTPAMINVVDAAVKKAYQGKRAISWMEIYTGEKSTQVYGKDVWLPDETLDLIREYRVAIKGPLTTPVGGGIRSLNVALRQQLDLYVCLRPVRYYEGTPSPVKQPELTDMVIFRENAEDIYAGIEWKAGSAEADKVIKFLREEMGVNKIRFPEQCGIGVKPCSEEGTKRLVRAAIEYAITNDRDSVTLVHKGNIMKFTEGAFKDWGYQLAREEFGGELIDGGPWVKIKNPNTGKEIVVKDVIADAFLQQILLRPAEYDVIACMNLNGDYISDALAAQVGGIGIAPGANIGDECALFEATHGTAPKYAGQDKVNPGSVILSAEMMLRHLQWFEAADLIVKGVEGAIKNKTVTYDFERLMEGAKLRKCSEFAQDIIDNM
- the rluE gene encoding 23S rRNA pseudouridine(2457) synthase RluE, producing MNKFPVKNHKVKRFSSQPVRKRQPDNAPRRIVLFNKPFDVLPQFTDEAGRRTLKDYIPVSGIYAAGRLDRDSEGLMILTNDGKLQARLTQPTQKTAKIYYVQVEGIPDDAALTRFRTGLDLNDGKTLPAGAEIVTEPSWLWPRNPPIRERKSILDCWLKITLYEGRNRQVRRMTANIGYPTLRLIRYGMANQTVENLLPGEWKEITDV
- a CDS encoding NUDIX hydrolase, which produces MFKPHVTVACVVQAENHFLVVEELINDKLLWNQPAGHLEADETLIQAASRELWEETGIQATPQSFLRLHQWIAPDSTPFLRFCFALDLPTRVDTQPHDSDIECCRWLTAEEILHSRQLRSPLVAESIRCYQQPERYPLTVLGAFNWPF
- the mnmA gene encoding tRNA 2-thiouridine(34) synthase MnmA, whose amino-acid sequence is MSDNSQKKVIVGMSGGVDSSVSAYLLQQQGYHVEGLFMKNWEEDDDTEYCSAATDLADAQAVCDKLGIELHTVNFAAEYWDNVFELFLEEYKAGRTPNPDILCNKEIKFKAFLEFAAEDLGADYIATGHYVRRHDVDGKSRLLRGMDGNKDQSYFLYTLSHEQIAQSLFPVGELEKPQVRKIAEALELATAKKKDSTGICFIGERKFTDFLARYLPAQPGPILSVDDNKPMGQHQGLMYHTLGQRKGLGIGGVKDGGEDPWYVVDKDVANNILYVAQGHEHPRLMSYGLIAQQLHWVDRQPLTAELRCTVKTRYRQADIPCTVTPLGDDRITVRFDEPVAAVTPGQSAVFYLDDVCLGGGIIEERLQE